In Zea mays cultivar B73 chromosome 7, Zm-B73-REFERENCE-NAM-5.0, whole genome shotgun sequence, the following proteins share a genomic window:
- the LOC100191777 gene encoding putative RNA-binding zinc finger family protein, whose protein sequence is MDAYEATKVVFSRIQALDPDHAAKIMGFLLIQDHGEKEMIRLAFGPEALLHTVMAKARKDLGLLPSPGPGTPTSVTAAATHSPFLLSRQNSGRCGAGTAPSPLSVSSPSSWAPPPHFSRTNSVVSNGAPAEALAADLMSPAAAGNAPPSPFFAAGEPLLDELQLQEQLAFLSDAAAGGHQLPLFDASECRSPGSGDAAGFFPYGALGWANGGPGHRRSSSVSELCLGGADGLGWKPCLYYARGYCKNGSACRFVHGGLTDDATAKMDTATLEQQCQDILLRSKSQRLAAFPYSPTGSVPGSPSAATKCLSLLLHQQQQQNENQRVAAAAAAAALMLGGDDAHKFIGRPRLDRADLASLVNPGSRQIYLTFPADSTFREEDVSNYFSIYGPVHDVRIPYQQKRMFGFVTFVYPETVKLILAKGNPHFICDARVLVKPYKEKGKVPDKYRKQQLQGERAVDFFSNGLDGRENHLDLHQLGARMLQHSHSANEMLLRRKLEEQQQAAAAELQQAMELQSRRLMRLQLLDLKPRASPSPIGSMPLGPTQRAVDSPPDSGREESSAGDASPNADSDQSAEHNLPDSPFASPTRSAALARDPFAAIDREMAASPGRRNGAGSFAGISSSSGVLAGHLRPSALDIPSPFFPMSMTRLSSDHGAGAIGM, encoded by the exons ATGGACGCCTACGAAGCCACCAAGGTGGTGTTCTCGCGGATCCAGGCGCTGGACCCGGACCACGCCGCCAAGATCATGGGCTTCCTGCTCATCCAGGACCACGGCGAGAAGGAGATGATACGCCTCGCCTTCGGCCCCGAGGCGCTGCTGCACACCGTCATGGCCAAGGCGCGCAAGGACCTGGGCCTGCTCCCGTCGCCAGGCCCGGGGACGCCCACATCCGTCACCGCCGCCGCAACGCACTCGCCGTTCCTCCTCTCGCGCCAGAACTCCGGGCGCTGCGGCGCCGGCACCGCGCCGTCGCCGCTCTCGGTGTCGTCGCCCTCGTCGTGGGCGCCGCCGCCCCACTTCTCCAGGACCAACAGCGTCGTCAGCAATGGCGCGCCGGCGGAGGCCTTGGCCGCCGACCTCATGAGCCCGGCCGCCGCCGGGAACGCGCCGCCGTCGCCCTTCTTTGCCGCCGGGGAACCGCTCCTCGACGAGCTCCAGCTGCAGGAGCAGCTCGCGTTCCTCAGCGACGCCGCCGCCGGCGGCCACCAGCTGCCCCTGTTCGACGCCAGCGAGTGCCGGAGCCCCGGCTCAGGAGACGCCGCCGGGTTCTTCCCGTACGGCGCCCTCGGGTGGGCCAACGGCGGCCCGGGGCACCGCCGGAGCTCGTCGGTCAGCGAGCTCTGCCTCGGCGGGGCCGACGGGCTCGGCTGGAAGCCCTGCCTGTACTACGCCCGCGGGTACTGCAAGAACGGCAGCGCTTGCCGGTTCGTGCACGGCGGCCTCACCGACGACGCCACCGCTAAGATGGACAccgccaccttggagcagcagtgcCAGGACATCCTGCTCCGCTCCAAGTCCCAGCGCCTTGCCGCCTTCCCCTACTCCCCGACCGGCTCGGTCCCGGGCTCCCCGTCCGCGGCCACCAAGTGCCTGAGCTTGCTCttgcaccagcagcagcagcagaacgAGAACCAGAG GGTGGCAGCTGCAGCGGCCGCCGCGGCGCTGATGCTGGGCGGCGACGACGCGCACAAGTTCATTGGGCGGCCGCGGCTGGACCGCGCCGACTTGGCGAGCTTGGTGAACCCGGGCTCGCGCCAGATTTACCTCACCTTCCCGGCAGACAGCACCTTCCGCGAGGAGGACGTGTCCAACTACTTCAG CATCTACGGCCCCGTCCACGACGTGCGCATCCCGTACCAGCAGAAGCGCATGTTCGGGTTCGTCACCTTCGTGTACCCGGAGACGGTGAAGCTGATCCTGGCCAAGGGCAACCCGCACTTCATCTGCGACGCGCGCGTGCTCGTGAAGCCCTACAAGGAGAAGGGCAAGGTCCCCGACAAGTACAG GAAGCAGCAGCTGCAAGGCGAGAGGGCGGTGGATTTCTTCTCCAACGGGTTAGACGGCAGAGAAAACCACTTGGATCTGCACCAGCTGG GTGCGAGGATGCTCCAGCACTCGCACAGCGCGAACGAGATGCTGCTGAGGAGGAAGCTGGAGGAGCAGCAGCAGGCCGCTGCTGCCGAGCTGCAGCAGGCCATGGAGCTCCAGAGCCGCCGCCTGATGAGGCTGCAGCTGCTGGACCTGAAGCCGCGCGCGTCGCCGAGCCCCATCGGCAGCATGCCCCTGGGCCCCACCCAAAGGGCCGTCGACTCGCCGCCCGATTCCGGCAGGGAGGAGTCGTCCGCCGGCGACGCGAGCCCGAACGCGGACAGCGACCAAAG CGCCGAGCACAACCTGCCGGACAGCCCGTTCGCGTCGCCGACGAGGTCCGCGGCCTTGGCTCGCGACCCTTTCGCGGCCATCGACCGGGAGATGGCTGCCTCGCCCGGTCGTCGAAACGGCG